One stretch of Fictibacillus sp. b24 DNA includes these proteins:
- the aspS gene encoding aspartate--tRNA ligase, whose product MEYRTHQCGKITEQIIGEKVTITGWVQKRRDLGGLIFIDLRDRSGVVQIVFSPEVSAEALETAEKVRSEYVLTVTGTVIERDPSTVNQVMATGKIEISGEDIKILNSAKTPPFSISEDMDITEDVRLKYRYLDLRRPVMQETMKMRHEVTRYIRNFLENDEFMEMETPMLTKSTPEGARDYLVPSRVHPGEFYALPQSPQLFKQLLMVSGFEKYYQIVRCFRDEDLRADRQPEFTQVDIETSFMGQEPLLSMMEEMMTGLLEKVKGVEIPKPFPRMTYKEAMDRYGSDKPDTRFGLELINVSEIVKESGFKVFAAAVENGGQVKAINVKGKAASYSRKDIDGLTEFTAVYGAKGLAWMKVEAEGLKGPISKFFNEEDAANLTSALHAEEGDLLLFVADKPSVVADSLGALRQKLAKDLDLIDQSKFNFLWVVDFPLVEYDEDADRFVALHHPFTMPKTEDLHLMDSNPAEVRAQAYDLVLNGYELGGGSQRIYQRDVQEKMFKTLGFTEEAAREEFGFLLEAFEYGTPPHGGIALGLDRMVMLLAGRTNLRDTIAFPKTASASCLLTNAPSKVNDKQLDELHLSVKMKQETK is encoded by the coding sequence ATGGAATATCGCACACATCAATGTGGTAAGATTACTGAACAAATTATCGGTGAAAAAGTAACAATTACTGGCTGGGTACAAAAAAGACGTGACTTAGGCGGTTTGATCTTCATTGATCTTCGTGATCGTTCTGGAGTTGTACAGATCGTCTTTTCACCTGAAGTATCAGCAGAAGCTCTAGAAACAGCTGAAAAAGTAAGAAGTGAGTATGTTCTTACTGTAACTGGTACTGTAATCGAACGTGATCCAAGTACAGTTAACCAAGTTATGGCTACGGGTAAGATCGAAATCTCTGGTGAAGACATTAAAATATTGAACAGCGCAAAAACACCTCCTTTCTCCATTAGCGAAGATATGGATATTACAGAAGACGTACGTTTGAAATACCGTTACCTAGACTTGCGTCGTCCGGTTATGCAAGAAACGATGAAGATGAGACATGAGGTAACTCGCTATATCCGTAACTTCCTTGAGAATGATGAATTTATGGAAATGGAAACACCGATGCTTACGAAGAGCACACCTGAGGGAGCACGTGATTATCTTGTGCCGAGTCGTGTGCATCCAGGAGAATTTTATGCACTTCCGCAGTCTCCACAATTATTTAAGCAGCTTTTAATGGTTTCTGGTTTTGAAAAATACTATCAAATCGTTCGCTGTTTTAGAGATGAGGACTTGCGTGCAGACCGCCAGCCGGAATTCACACAAGTCGATATCGAAACTTCTTTTATGGGTCAGGAACCACTTTTATCTATGATGGAAGAGATGATGACTGGGTTATTGGAAAAAGTAAAAGGTGTTGAGATTCCAAAGCCATTCCCAAGAATGACATACAAAGAAGCTATGGACCGCTATGGTTCAGATAAGCCCGACACTCGTTTTGGTTTAGAGCTCATTAACGTTTCTGAAATTGTGAAGGAGTCAGGTTTTAAAGTATTTGCTGCAGCAGTTGAGAACGGCGGGCAAGTTAAAGCGATCAACGTTAAAGGAAAAGCAGCGAGCTATTCCAGAAAAGACATCGACGGACTTACTGAATTTACAGCAGTATACGGAGCAAAAGGTCTAGCTTGGATGAAGGTTGAGGCAGAAGGCTTAAAAGGGCCGATCTCTAAATTCTTTAACGAAGAAGATGCAGCAAACCTTACAAGTGCCCTTCATGCAGAAGAAGGAGATTTGCTTTTATTCGTAGCAGATAAGCCTTCAGTAGTAGCAGACAGCTTAGGTGCTCTCAGACAAAAATTAGCGAAAGACCTGGATCTTATTGATCAATCAAAATTCAATTTCTTATGGGTCGTTGATTTCCCGCTTGTGGAGTACGATGAAGATGCAGATCGCTTTGTTGCTCTTCACCATCCATTTACAATGCCAAAGACAGAAGATCTTCATTTAATGGATTCGAACCCTGCTGAAGTAAGAGCTCAAGCATATGATTTAGTTCTTAACGGTTATGAGTTAGGCGGCGGATCACAGCGTATCTATCAGCGTGATGTTCAAGAAAAAATGTTTAAAACATTAGGGTTCACTGAGGAAGCGGCACGTGAAGAGTTTGGCTTCCTTTTAGAAGCTTTTGAATATGGAACACCTCCGCATGGCGGAATTGCTCTAGGGCTGGATCGTATGGTAATGCTATTAGCTGGCAGAACTAATTTAAGAGATACGATTGCATTTCCGAAAACTGCTTCTGCTTCATGCTTGCTGACCAACGCACCATCAAAGGTGAATGATAAGCAATTAGATGAACTTCACTTATCGGTTAAAATGAAGCAAGAGACCAAGTAA
- a CDS encoding tRNA threonylcarbamoyladenosine dehydratase, with amino-acid sequence MLYQFSRNELAIGKDGIDVLKNSTVAVLGIGGVGSFSAEALARSGVGRLILIDKDDVDITNVNRQIHALVTTVGQPKVDLMKERIALINPDCEVIALKMFYTEETYEQIFEYGLDFVVDASDTISYKIHLMKECLNRNIPIISSMGVANKLDPTRLQIVDISKTSYDPIAKVIRQRLRKEGITKGIPVVFSDEKPVQIREEIRKEIVPENAPGIRKAKMPPSSNAFVPSVSGLYMAGYVINKIIEKNNIKIERIR; translated from the coding sequence ATGCTTTATCAATTTTCAAGAAATGAACTTGCGATCGGAAAAGATGGAATCGATGTTCTGAAAAACTCAACTGTTGCTGTTCTAGGAATCGGCGGAGTAGGTTCTTTTTCAGCTGAAGCTCTTGCGCGTTCAGGAGTCGGCCGTTTGATCCTTATCGATAAAGATGACGTTGATATCACAAATGTGAATCGTCAAATACATGCTCTAGTTACGACTGTTGGTCAACCAAAAGTAGATCTGATGAAAGAAAGAATCGCACTTATTAACCCTGATTGTGAAGTTATCGCTCTTAAGATGTTCTATACAGAAGAAACGTATGAACAGATCTTTGAATATGGACTGGATTTTGTAGTTGATGCATCAGATACGATCTCCTATAAAATACATCTCATGAAGGAATGTTTGAACCGCAACATCCCTATCATCTCAAGCATGGGTGTTGCGAACAAACTAGATCCGACGCGTCTTCAAATTGTTGACATTTCAAAGACAAGTTATGACCCAATTGCTAAGGTTATCCGTCAGCGTTTAAGAAAAGAAGGGATTACAAAAGGAATTCCGGTTGTTTTCTCAGATGAAAAACCAGTACAAATTCGCGAAGAAATCCGCAAAGAGATTGTACCTGAGAACGCGCCTGGCATTCGTAAAGCTAAAATGCCGCCTTCTTCCAACGCGTTTGTTCCGTCCGTATCAGGACTGTATATGGCTGGATATGTGATCAATAAAATTATTGAGAAAAATAACATTAAGATTGAAAGAATTCGATAA
- a CDS encoding RsfA family transcriptional regulator — protein sequence MSKIRQDAWSEEDDLLLAETVLRHVREGSTQLHAFEEVGDKLERTSAAVGFRWNAIVRKKYEQALKIAKKQRKERQRALARSQQQQPKPTAKPVQPIQQVQTPQMHDDETYHPEEFFKTPYTYDNNTAASTSAATPAAHTPASYVQQQAAEAPPVSEVSNTHAASPVSYSNRQPQPSNRDGVTLDEVIDFLTGLKRNGMASGKLVQENMELRLQMNELMQQNKVMKEQLAVLEKEHQTVQEDYQALIQIMDRARKMVLFQDEETNPNVSFRMDKNGNLEKLAK from the coding sequence GTGTCAAAAATCAGACAGGACGCATGGTCAGAAGAAGACGATCTATTGCTGGCCGAAACGGTTTTGCGCCATGTCCGTGAAGGCAGTACGCAGTTGCATGCTTTTGAAGAGGTTGGAGATAAATTAGAACGAACGAGTGCAGCCGTTGGCTTTCGATGGAATGCAATCGTTAGAAAAAAATACGAACAAGCTTTAAAGATTGCTAAAAAGCAAAGAAAAGAGCGTCAGCGTGCGTTGGCAAGATCGCAGCAACAGCAGCCTAAGCCTACAGCAAAGCCTGTTCAGCCAATTCAGCAGGTTCAAACACCACAGATGCATGATGATGAAACCTATCATCCTGAAGAGTTTTTTAAGACACCATATACGTATGATAATAACACTGCAGCTTCAACGTCTGCAGCAACACCTGCAGCTCATACTCCAGCGAGCTATGTTCAGCAGCAAGCAGCTGAAGCACCGCCAGTTTCTGAAGTTTCTAATACACATGCAGCATCGCCAGTTTCGTACTCTAATCGCCAGCCACAACCTAGTAATAGAGATGGAGTTACATTAGATGAAGTGATAGATTTCCTAACCGGATTAAAACGAAACGGAATGGCAAGCGGTAAACTCGTTCAGGAAAATATGGAACTGCGATTGCAGATGAACGAATTGATGCAGCAAAATAAAGTGATGAAAGAACAGCTTGCCGTTCTTGAAAAAGAGCATCAAACGGTTCAGGAAGATTATCAAGCTCTTATTCAAATAATGGATCGAGCAAGAAAAATGGTGCTGTTCCAAGATGAGGAAACAAATCCAAACGTAAGCTTCCGTATGGATAAGAACGGAAATCTGGAGAAACTAGCAAAATAA